A stretch of Leucobacter aridicollis DNA encodes these proteins:
- the trpD gene encoding anthranilate phosphoribosyltransferase — protein sequence MTDDRTWPAILSTLLAGEDLSVSQAEWAMARFMRGEATDAQVGGFLVALQSKGATVEEVIGFRDAILEEALPIKLPIMSLDIVGTGGDRFGTVNISSMASIVAAAAGTPVVKHGNKAASSLSGSSDVFTSLGVNLQLTPDQLTRAFDDSGIAFVHAAQFLQGFKHVAAPRAELGIPTVFNFLGPLCNPVRPEASALGVADLDRVPTFVGVFRLRGASALVFRGDDGLDELTTTGHSRIWEVSRGGLTEHDLEPRDLGIPRADISSLIGGTPEENADVVRRVLGGERGPVRDIVLLNAAAGLVAFDIASQPESVEVPLLKRLRDKLDLAESVIDSGAAEAKLQAWVTATQNAAATA from the coding sequence ATGACTGATGATCGGACCTGGCCTGCAATCCTGTCGACGCTTCTTGCGGGAGAGGACCTCAGTGTCTCCCAAGCAGAGTGGGCGATGGCCCGGTTTATGCGGGGAGAGGCGACCGATGCCCAGGTTGGCGGTTTTCTCGTCGCGCTGCAGTCCAAGGGCGCCACGGTCGAGGAAGTGATCGGCTTCCGCGACGCCATTCTTGAGGAAGCTTTGCCCATAAAGTTGCCCATTATGTCCCTTGACATTGTGGGAACCGGGGGAGATCGCTTCGGAACCGTCAATATTTCGTCGATGGCCTCGATCGTCGCGGCCGCAGCGGGCACTCCCGTGGTGAAGCACGGCAACAAGGCCGCGAGTAGCCTGTCGGGCTCGTCCGACGTCTTCACGTCCCTCGGCGTGAATCTCCAGCTCACGCCGGATCAGCTCACCCGCGCCTTCGACGACTCAGGCATCGCGTTCGTCCACGCCGCCCAGTTCCTGCAGGGGTTCAAGCACGTTGCCGCACCGCGCGCCGAACTCGGCATCCCGACGGTGTTCAACTTCCTCGGTCCCCTCTGTAACCCGGTGCGGCCCGAAGCCTCGGCGCTTGGCGTCGCTGATCTCGACCGCGTGCCCACGTTTGTTGGTGTGTTCCGGCTGCGCGGGGCCTCGGCGCTCGTCTTCCGCGGCGACGATGGCCTTGATGAACTGACCACGACCGGCCACTCCCGCATCTGGGAGGTCAGCCGCGGTGGTCTGACCGAGCATGACCTCGAGCCGCGCGACCTCGGCATTCCACGAGCTGACATTTCTTCGCTGATCGGCGGGACTCCCGAAGAAAATGCGGATGTTGTTCGGCGTGTCCTGGGTGGCGAGAGGGGCCCGGTGCGCGACATCGTGCTGCTCAACGCGGCGGCGGGGCTCGTCGCGTTCGATATTGCGTCCCAGCCCGAATCTGTGGAGGTGCCGCTACTCAAGCGCCTCCGCGACAAGCTCGACCTCGCAGAGTCAGTCATCGATTCCGGCGCGGCAGAGGCGAAGCTGCAGGCGTGGGTCACCGCGACGCAGAACGCGGCAGCGACGGCATAA
- a CDS encoding phosphoribosylanthranilate isomerase, with product MYVKICGLRIPEHATLAAERGADAVGVVMSEPSPRHATPEQATAVIAAARAANPAIDTVLVVREMPAVEAATTARRLGFDVLQLHGGYSAAEFADAAAIHPRVWRAASLATTPALRFGDYGEERLLVDSAVAGSGEPWDLRLIAGAELGSAWLLAGGLDPDNVADAIRAALPGGVDVSSGIESAPGVKSPERIERFIAAARAA from the coding sequence ATGTACGTGAAGATCTGCGGCCTGCGCATTCCCGAGCACGCGACTCTCGCCGCCGAGCGCGGCGCGGACGCCGTGGGCGTCGTCATGAGCGAGCCCAGCCCCCGCCACGCGACCCCCGAGCAGGCGACCGCGGTCATCGCAGCGGCACGCGCCGCGAACCCGGCGATCGACACCGTGCTCGTGGTCAGGGAGATGCCAGCGGTCGAGGCGGCCACAACGGCGCGCCGCCTCGGCTTCGACGTGCTGCAACTCCACGGGGGCTATTCGGCGGCCGAGTTCGCGGACGCTGCGGCGATCCACCCCCGCGTGTGGCGCGCGGCGAGCCTGGCGACGACCCCCGCGCTCCGCTTCGGCGACTACGGCGAGGAGCGGTTGCTCGTGGACAGCGCCGTCGCGGGTTCCGGCGAGCCCTGGGACCTTCGCCTCATCGCCGGCGCCGAGCTCGGCTCAGCGTGGCTGCTCGCCGGCGGCCTGGACCCCGACAACGTGGCCGACGCCATCCGGGCCGCGCTGCCTGGAGGGGTCGACGTGTCGAGCGGAATTGAAAGCGCTCCGGGCGTGAAAAGCCCGGAGCGCATTGAGCGGTTTATCGCCGCCGCACGAGCCGCGTAG